One Dermacentor silvarum isolate Dsil-2018 chromosome 10, BIME_Dsil_1.4, whole genome shotgun sequence genomic window carries:
- the LOC119431239 gene encoding neprilysin-4-like, with protein sequence MSLARHDSERSLKMSEKSLDGSVGGPPQKPMLWVFITAALLLVGIIAVSLVNSEGAYGHESDMTAVLRQPDLMLDNAAVPAQPTTTSPRPAYADEDTNYASWLLTRTVNPAVNACLDLHAYVCGGYVGAVGRPLEEYVAANTTMAIKTHFLGIAGRSSTRRQTKPSHDSEARAVAFYRSCLKTSRAHEGPTVAANARALVTFLEQNHLKFRHVDDVDLVGKALELLTRYDLQVFFALEVQFFPWLSRNKRFVRVVASPAFEEWKARKVALHRADFERFVEKVLSLSGVGQRRIADLADAVRAIEDRVQETSHADEKTDEAMEATWRRYLDVHSRHVLSAGAYDLDINSSNAARFFLAAASVLDGGQRSVYLSWHVARHVAEVARLVPRHSSEGEVDDAKTYCYDQAYGEYKHAIMAAYLFKFVNESRLQEVSKMVDSITIEVQKNIRRSSWLPAKTRVKLEKKVGSIKWRIGYPDGLSKWKGVDKFYSRHPDSTGVFVRDYLGAREARMRAFFTALRSDVTKPEEFDFANDAPGITYGAPNEVSVPAVALVWPLFNYRGAPELNYGLLGSLLVEAIMRAFGGADMMDDGRGSPIPWSKKHRRLFQKKYRCDNLREGPRKLSQASRSNAHAPTSRGHQALGSRPGVSVGAHALYRAYKRAAAAASFGGAGGGGGRSLRGFEALSGDQLFHVGRCLLACGDAHDGATDPLFAGHRCNRMAQQSPEFATAFRCDRASWTPAGSRCDLW encoded by the exons ATGTCGCTTGCGAGGCACGACTCGGAGCGCAGCCTGAAGATGAGCGAGAAGAGCCTGGACGGCAGCGTGGGTGGTCCGCCGCAGAAGCCCATGCTGTGGGTGTTCATCACCGCCGCCCTGCTGCTCGTCGGCATCATCGCCGTCTCGCTGGTCAACAGCGAGGGCGCGTACGGACACGAGTCCGACATGACCGCGGTGCTGCGACAACCCGACCTGATGCTGGACAACGCGGCCGTGCCTGCACAGCCGACGACGACGTCGCCTCGACCAG CATACGCCGACGAAGACACCAACTATGCCTCGTGGCTGCTGACGCGCACCGTCAACCCCGCGGTGAACGCCTGCCTCGACTTGCACGCGTACGTCTGCGGCGGTTACGTCGGAGCCGTCGGCCGCCCGCTCGAGGAGTACGTCGCCGCCAACACCACGATGGCCATCAAGACGCACTTCCTGGGCATCGCCGGGCGTTCCTCGACGCGTCGACAGACGAAGCCGAGCCACGACTCCGAGGCTAGGGCGGTGGCCTTTTACCGCAGCTGTCTGAAGACGAGCCGCGCGCACGAAGGCCCGACGGTTGCCGCCAACGCCAGGGCGCTGGTCACTTTTCTGGAACAGAACCACCTCAAGTTCCGGCACGTCGACGACGTCGACCTCGTGGGAAAGGCGCTGGAACTGCTGACGCGCTACGACCTGCAGGTCTTTTTCGCCCTCGAAGTCCAGTTCTTCCCGTGGCTGAGTCGGAACAAGAGGTTCGTACGCGTGGTGGCCAGCCCGGCCTTCGAAGAGTGGAAGGCGCGGAAGGTCGCCTTGCACCGCGCGGATTTTGAAAGGTTCGTCGAGAAAGTCCTCTCCCTGAGTGGCGTGGGTCAGCGGCGAATAGCCGACCTCGCGGACGCGGTGAGAGCCATCGAAGACCGCGTTCAGGAAACGAGCCACGCGGACGAAAAAACCGACGAGGCGATGGAGGCCACCTGGAGGCGTTACCTGGACGTCCACTCGCGACACGTGTTAAGCGCGGGCGCCTACGACTTGGACATCAACAGCTCGAACGCGGCCCGCTTCTTCCTAGCCGCTGCTAGCGTCTTGGACGGCGGTCAGCGATCGGTCTACCTCAGTTGGCACGTTGCCCGACACGTCGCTGAGGTCGCCCGTCTGGTGCCGCGGCATTCGAGCGAAGGAGAAGTCGACGACGCCAAGACGTACTGCTACGACCAGGCCTACGGCGAATACAAGCACGCCATCATGGCCGCGTACCTCTTCAAGTTTGTCAATGAAAGTAGGCTGCAAGAGGTGAGCAAGATGGTTGATTCCATCACGATCGAAGTTCAAAAGAACATCAGGCGTTCCTCCTGGCTGCCGGCGAAGACTAGGGTCAAGCTCGAAAAGAAGGTCGGAAGCATCAAGTGGAGGATCGGCTATCCGGACGGTCTCAGTAAATGGAAAGGCGTTGACAAGTTCTACAGCCGTCACCCAGATTCCACGGGCGTTTTCGTCAGAGACTACCTGGGAGCGCGTGAGGCTAGAATGCGCGCTTTTTTCACCGCTTTGCGCAGCGACGTCACTAAACCCGAGGAGTTCGACTTCGCCAACGACGCGCCGGGGATCACGTACGGCGCGCCGAACGAGGTGAGCGTACCGGCCGTCGCCCTGGTGTGGCCTCTGTTCAATTACCGCGGGGCGCCTGAACTCAACTACGGCCTCCTGGGCTCGCTGCTGGTGGAGGCCATTATGCGGGCCTTCGGCGGTGCCGACATGATGGACGATGGCCGTGGTTCGCCGATTCCGTGGTCCAAGAAACACCGGCGGCTGTTCCAGAAGAAGTACCGCTGCGACAATCTCAGGGAAGGCCCGCGTAAATT GAGCCAGGCCTCCCGGAGCAACGCCCACGCGCCGACGTCCCGGGGTCATCAGGCTCTCGGCTCTCGGCCCGGAGTGTCCGTCGGGGCGCACGCCCTGTACAGGGCGTACAAgagggcggcggcggcggcatctttcggcggcgccggcggcggcggcggtcggaGTCTCCGGGGCTTCGAGGCCCTCAGCGGAGACCAGCTCTTCCACGTGGGCCGCTGCCTTCTGGCTTGCGGCGACGCCCACGACGGCGCGACGGACCCCCTGTTCGCTGGACACCGCTGCAACAGGATGGCCCAACAGTCGCCCGAATTCGCCACCGCGTTCCGATGCGACAGGGCGTCCTGGACGCCCGCGGGCAGTCGCTGCGATCTTTGGTGA